A stretch of Desulfobacter hydrogenophilus DNA encodes these proteins:
- a CDS encoding Uma2 family endonuclease, protein MPNKGISTLVTGMRVKVNDIDKYTYPDIVVVCGSIELEKVKGVETLLNPVVIIEILSGSTEAYDREKKIHPLSAYSFTS, encoded by the coding sequence TTGCCAAACAAGGGTATTTCCACCCTCGTTACCGGGATGAGAGTAAAAGTCAATGATATTGACAAGTACACTTACCCTGACATTGTAGTTGTCTGTGGAAGCATTGAACTGGAAAAGGTAAAAGGAGTGGAAACATTGCTCAATCCAGTGGTCATCATAGAGATTCTTTCAGGTAGCACCGAGGCATATGACCGAGAAAAAAAAATTCACCCATTATCGGCTTATTCCTTCACTTCGTGA
- a CDS encoding CBS domain-containing protein: MPQKKQQISPKTVITSHINSDFDAIGAMLAAQKLYPESVIIFPGSQEKNLRDFFVHSMGYLFNMADPARIDFSGTQRLVIVDTRQKNRLSGVELLLEKPNLIIDIYDHHPSFPDEIQGTYDLSKPYGATTTIMCELLREKKIDISSDEATVMALGIYEDTGNFTYASTTPADFEQAGFLISCGACLSTISSLVVKEMKTEQVTWLNELINEMTTVAVNGIQIHLSAIAASNYIPDLASIVQKIVRMENLDCFFALVLMGAKVHVIARNRLHEIDVGKILGSLGGGGHFYAASAKVENQTLPQVEMRLIELIQQQIKHVRVAKKLMSSPAITITADKSCLDARQRMIRYNINTLLVLDLQTHEYLGYITRHVAEKIVHHKLGDQPVVDYFEPGSQRVRLSSDLAEIEKKIIDLKQRVVPVMENRIISGVITRTDLLNFLVEHNREVVLSEQTDISGLKPRTKYVGNRLKHRLDQRVRTLLSDIGNAGDTLGVEVFVVGGFVRDLMLEQPIEDVDVVVEGDGIAFASYFASLHHCRLHQHRKFNTAVIIFEDGLKVDVASARLEYYATPAALPVVENSSIKMDLARRDFTINTLAISLNTETFGTLIDYFGGVRDVKDKIVRIIHNLSFIEDPTRIFRAIKFSNRFGFRIGKVTANLIKNALNVGAVKNLSGLRVLSELKQIFGEENPLPAVQTMADYGLDKVIHHDLKLTDTTCALFESVGKTLAWHDLLYADDVYPRWAVYFMAWLHGYPFAVSIQIADRLMFPVKEKERLIEQRIKSEHRIRLIEKSYPVSTQQIYWWLIHFKTECLLFMLALTKNESVRKAISHFYTHQRKIKPLIGGKDLKSVGIKPGPVYTTILNKIIDEKLDGKLNTMEEEIKFAKHYAFENKLI; the protein is encoded by the coding sequence GTGCCCCAAAAAAAACAACAGATTTCCCCAAAAACGGTCATAACCAGCCATATAAATTCTGATTTTGATGCCATTGGGGCCATGCTTGCCGCACAAAAACTGTATCCGGAAAGTGTAATTATTTTCCCCGGGTCCCAGGAAAAAAATCTCAGGGATTTTTTCGTTCACTCCATGGGATATCTTTTTAATATGGCAGATCCTGCCAGGATTGACTTCTCCGGTACCCAGCGACTGGTTATTGTAGATACCCGGCAGAAAAACCGCCTATCAGGAGTCGAACTGCTCCTGGAGAAACCGAATCTAATCATTGATATTTACGATCACCATCCGTCGTTTCCTGACGAAATCCAAGGGACCTACGACCTGTCAAAGCCTTATGGAGCCACCACCACCATCATGTGTGAACTTCTGCGTGAAAAAAAAATCGACATCAGCAGTGATGAGGCCACGGTGATGGCGCTTGGAATTTACGAGGATACCGGCAATTTTACCTATGCCTCCACAACCCCGGCGGATTTCGAACAGGCAGGCTTTCTGATTTCCTGTGGCGCATGCTTGTCCACCATTTCAAGCCTTGTGGTCAAGGAGATGAAGACCGAGCAGGTCACATGGCTCAATGAATTGATCAATGAAATGACAACCGTTGCCGTCAACGGCATCCAGATCCACCTGTCCGCCATTGCAGCATCCAATTACATTCCGGATCTTGCTTCCATTGTACAAAAAATTGTGAGAATGGAAAATCTGGACTGTTTTTTTGCTCTGGTGCTCATGGGGGCCAAAGTACATGTCATCGCCCGAAACCGTCTGCATGAGATAGATGTAGGTAAAATACTGGGGTCTCTTGGTGGCGGAGGTCATTTTTATGCGGCATCCGCCAAGGTGGAAAACCAGACACTTCCCCAGGTTGAAATGCGCTTGATTGAGCTTATCCAACAACAGATTAAGCACGTACGTGTGGCAAAAAAATTAATGTCCAGCCCGGCCATCACCATCACTGCTGATAAATCGTGTCTGGATGCCAGGCAAAGAATGATCCGGTACAATATCAACACACTTCTCGTCCTTGATTTACAAACACATGAATACTTAGGGTATATTACCCGCCATGTAGCCGAAAAGATAGTACATCATAAGCTTGGGGATCAGCCTGTCGTCGATTATTTCGAACCTGGCAGCCAAAGAGTCCGTCTGTCCTCTGACCTGGCTGAAATTGAAAAAAAAATTATCGATTTAAAACAGCGGGTCGTTCCGGTAATGGAAAATCGGATAATTTCCGGCGTTATCACACGCACAGACCTTTTAAATTTTCTGGTGGAACATAACAGGGAAGTTGTCCTCAGTGAGCAAACAGATATTTCCGGCCTGAAACCCCGGACAAAATACGTGGGAAATCGTTTAAAACACCGTTTGGACCAGCGAGTACGCACCCTGCTTTCCGACATTGGTAATGCCGGAGACACGCTTGGTGTTGAGGTCTTTGTGGTGGGAGGTTTTGTCCGGGACCTGATGCTGGAGCAGCCCATTGAAGATGTGGATGTGGTGGTGGAAGGGGACGGTATTGCCTTTGCCAGTTATTTTGCCTCATTGCATCATTGCAGATTGCACCAGCACCGCAAATTTAACACCGCAGTAATCATTTTTGAGGACGGACTTAAGGTTGACGTGGCATCTGCCCGGCTCGAATATTATGCAACACCCGCCGCACTGCCTGTGGTGGAAAACTCATCCATCAAGATGGACCTTGCCAGAAGGGATTTTACCATCAATACCCTGGCCATTTCCCTGAACACGGAAACCTTTGGCACGCTCATTGATTATTTTGGCGGTGTCAGGGATGTTAAGGATAAAATTGTCCGGATTATCCATAATCTAAGCTTTATTGAAGATCCCACCCGGATTTTCAGGGCCATCAAATTCTCCAACCGATTTGGGTTCAGAATCGGAAAAGTGACCGCTAATCTTATTAAAAACGCCTTAAATGTCGGTGCTGTTAAAAATTTAAGCGGACTGAGGGTGCTTTCGGAACTCAAACAAATTTTCGGAGAAGAAAATCCTTTACCTGCCGTGCAGACCATGGCTGATTACGGCCTGGACAAGGTCATTCATCATGATCTGAAATTAACCGATACCACCTGTGCCTTATTTGAATCTGTGGGCAAAACCCTGGCATGGCATGATCTTTTGTATGCAGACGATGTTTATCCAAGGTGGGCGGTTTACTTCATGGCCTGGCTTCACGGGTACCCTTTTGCGGTGAGCATTCAGATCGCGGACCGGCTTATGTTTCCTGTAAAGGAGAAGGAACGGCTGATTGAGCAACGCATTAAGTCCGAACACAGAATTCGGTTGATTGAAAAAAGCTATCCGGTCTCAACGCAGCAAATTTACTGGTGGCTGATCCACTTTAAAACAGAATGCCTTTTGTTTATGCTGGCGTTGACGAAAAATGAATCGGTGCGCAAAGCCATCTCTCATTTTTATACACACCAGCGAAAAATTAAACCATTGATAGGGGGAAAAGATCTTAAATCCGTGGGTATAAAACCGGGACCGGTTTACACCACGATTCTTAATAAAATTATTGACGAAAAGCTGGACGGCAAATTGAATACCATGGAAGAAGAGATTAAATTTGCGAAACATTACGCCTTTGAAAACAAGCTGATTTGA
- a CDS encoding type II secretion system F family protein, with product MAVIYEWKGKNPKGRTIKGEMEAETPEQVRTSLERRKITPTRVRKKPKDLFENVSFLAPKVTDSDVIIFARQFSTMIDAGLPLLQCLDILYSQQENPTFKKQLKHIKESVESGETFADALKKYPKTFNELFVNMISAGEAGGILDVILQRLAAYAEKMAKLKKQVKGAMTYPGITLAVAIIVVGVILVFVIPVFEKMFADMGSALPIPTQMVVTLSNFVVGHIIWMILGLIGAVFLFRQTYKSKKGRIFLDSMFLRLPVIGILIRKVAVAKFTRTTSTMMSSGVSILDALDIVGKTSGNKIIEFAISDVKIGISEGRSMADPLLESGVFPSMVCSMIAVGESTGALDVMMTKIADFYDDEVDQAVKNLTDMIEPFMLVFLGVVVGGLVIAMYLPIFSMASAVG from the coding sequence ATGGCAGTCATTTACGAGTGGAAAGGAAAGAACCCCAAAGGCAGAACTATCAAAGGGGAGATGGAAGCTGAAACACCGGAACAGGTAAGAACCAGCCTGGAACGTCGCAAAATAACCCCGACAAGGGTCAGGAAAAAGCCAAAAGATCTGTTTGAAAATGTCTCATTTCTTGCGCCGAAAGTAACAGACAGTGACGTCATTATTTTCGCACGACAGTTTTCCACCATGATTGATGCGGGTCTGCCACTTCTGCAATGCTTGGATATTTTGTATTCCCAGCAGGAAAATCCTACATTTAAAAAGCAGCTTAAGCATATTAAAGAGTCTGTTGAATCCGGAGAGACCTTTGCCGATGCACTGAAAAAATATCCTAAAACCTTTAACGAACTTTTTGTCAATATGATCTCCGCCGGGGAGGCTGGCGGTATTCTTGATGTCATTTTACAGCGTTTGGCAGCCTATGCCGAAAAAATGGCAAAACTCAAAAAGCAGGTCAAAGGAGCCATGACCTATCCGGGCATTACCTTGGCTGTGGCAATTATTGTGGTGGGCGTTATTCTTGTCTTTGTTATACCGGTGTTTGAAAAAATGTTTGCTGACATGGGCTCGGCGCTGCCCATTCCCACCCAGATGGTTGTGACGCTAAGTAATTTTGTGGTGGGGCATATAATCTGGATGATCCTGGGATTGATTGGTGCAGTTTTTCTTTTCAGGCAAACGTATAAATCTAAAAAGGGACGAATTTTTCTTGATAGCATGTTTTTACGTCTGCCCGTCATTGGCATTTTGATCCGAAAGGTAGCCGTGGCAAAATTTACCCGTACCACATCTACCATGATGTCATCCGGGGTATCTATTCTTGACGCCCTGGATATTGTGGGCAAAACCTCCGGCAATAAAATCATTGAATTCGCCATATCAGATGTCAAAATCGGCATTTCAGAGGGCCGGTCCATGGCAGACCCTCTGCTGGAGAGCGGGGTGTTTCCATCCATGGTCTGCTCAATGATCGCAGTGGGTGAATCCACAGGTGCTTTGGATGTAATGATGACCAAAATAGCAGATTTTTATGATGATGAGGTGGACCAGGCCGTAAAAAATCTGACGGACATGATCGAGCCTTTTATGCTTGTATTTTTAGGTGTTGTGGTTGGTGGTCTTGTTATTGCCATGTATTTGCCGATTTTCTCAATGGCCAGTGCCGTTGGATAG
- a CDS encoding sensor histidine kinase has translation MPLDSPDFSFRRTRDLFVQIKWVVLARAVFALILIFSTLFFSDTDLSGQRDPSFLSLYKISGTILGLSLVYFTWLCQKKYLSVLAYTQIIFDTFIVTAIVFVTGGYHSIFTFLYLLVIIYAAMLLLARGSFSVALASSIQYGFLIELEYLKIIAPLSENQPLALVVDQHHILYRIVIIISACFATAALSGILSLQLKSARKDLKIAQEHLKRVEKMAAVDEMVSGIAHEIKNPLASLSGSIQMLREEMAPTGENDKLMQIVLRETDRLKQIVTDIRLISKPGRTNAELIDLAKAIDDVKILFDNTPDWHGRINIVTQLERDLHVYMDAVHLQQILWNLIKNAAESIDGKGKITISLYSPRHKRIYLTIRDTGLGIDKKNAPHVFDPFYTTKRDGTGLGLSIIHRIVDTYDGMIDFESIPGKGTVFTLIFENPD, from the coding sequence GTGCCGTTGGATAGCCCGGATTTTTCATTTCGACGGACCCGGGACCTGTTTGTTCAGATCAAGTGGGTTGTCCTTGCCAGGGCTGTCTTCGCCCTGATACTGATATTTTCCACCCTTTTTTTTTCCGATACCGACTTGTCTGGCCAAAGGGATCCATCCTTTTTGTCCCTGTACAAAATTTCCGGCACCATCCTTGGGCTGTCTTTGGTTTATTTTACCTGGCTTTGCCAAAAAAAATACCTGTCCGTCCTTGCCTATACCCAGATAATTTTCGATACCTTTATTGTCACAGCCATTGTTTTTGTCACCGGCGGCTACCATAGTATTTTCACATTTTTATATCTTCTGGTCATCATCTATGCCGCTATGCTGCTGCTTGCCCGGGGCAGCTTTTCAGTGGCTTTGGCATCAAGTATTCAATATGGTTTTCTCATTGAGCTTGAGTATCTTAAAATCATTGCCCCTTTGTCGGAGAACCAACCCCTTGCCCTGGTGGTGGACCAGCACCATATTCTGTACCGGATTGTGATCATTATTTCAGCCTGTTTTGCCACGGCAGCGTTAAGCGGCATCCTCTCCCTGCAGCTTAAATCAGCCAGAAAAGATCTTAAAATCGCCCAGGAACATTTAAAACGTGTGGAAAAAATGGCGGCTGTGGATGAAATGGTGTCAGGCATTGCCCATGAGATTAAAAATCCTTTGGCTTCTTTGTCCGGCTCCATACAGATGTTAAGAGAAGAAATGGCACCAACAGGTGAAAATGATAAATTGATGCAGATTGTTTTAAGGGAAACGGATCGCCTAAAACAGATCGTGACCGATATTAGACTGATTTCAAAACCCGGCCGGACCAACGCAGAATTGATTGATCTGGCCAAGGCAATTGATGATGTAAAAATTTTGTTTGACAATACACCGGACTGGCATGGCCGAATAAATATTGTTACCCAGCTTGAAAGGGATCTGCATGTGTACATGGATGCGGTTCATTTGCAGCAGATTTTATGGAATTTGATTAAAAACGCAGCTGAATCCATTGACGGGAAAGGAAAAATTACAATATCCCTGTATTCGCCTCGACACAAACGTATTTACTTGACCATTCGAGACACAGGCCTGGGTATTGACAAAAAAAATGCGCCTCATGTTTTTGACCCGTTTTACACTACTAAAAGGGATGGGACAGGGCTTGGACTTTCAATTATCCACCGGATTGTTGATACTTATGACGGCATGATTGATTTTGAATCCATTCCCGGGAAAGGCACGGTTTTTACACTGATCTTTGAAAATCCCGATTGA
- a CDS encoding O-antigen ligase family protein: MIQIMVILGGLLLMVERRRKKVRSGKSRSSTKSNSPNGLIPGRSLWLIIGPVAALGVWSTVMSPHPALAFQGLIMLAAYLGFFYLVVVAVKTREEQRVMVWVVAGTAAFLCVVGLLKRFDILVFAWWDYAPELGKNHGATRLSGVYVNANHMAGFLEMAIPLVLGMFLIRSRSLEVRIGMVCLALFLIVCQALTLSRGGWAATAVALVFMVTVLLLKKGFAHKRLVATLLVTVVVTALIVMASTPVVDRITTLTQGKIEESLTGRLTYWAGTRAMIKDNLAAGTGPGTFEVAFPPYQVPGLAVLPRYAHSDILQFPAETGISAIAVMVWLIYWFFRTGFIRLKSRRRQTQGIALGTMAAVVAILVHSCSDGNLQIPANALLFTALVGVGLRSFR, translated from the coding sequence ATGATTCAGATCATGGTAATTCTGGGCGGGTTGCTGCTGATGGTGGAGAGACGCAGAAAAAAAGTCAGGTCCGGTAAAAGCCGGTCGTCAACAAAATCCAACAGTCCGAACGGCCTGATACCGGGCCGGTCCTTGTGGTTGATCATCGGGCCGGTGGCGGCCCTGGGCGTGTGGTCCACCGTGATGTCCCCCCATCCGGCCCTGGCCTTCCAGGGGCTGATCATGCTGGCCGCCTATCTGGGATTTTTTTATCTGGTGGTGGTGGCGGTAAAAACCCGGGAGGAGCAGCGGGTTATGGTGTGGGTGGTGGCGGGAACGGCTGCTTTTTTGTGCGTGGTGGGGCTATTAAAGCGGTTTGACATCCTGGTGTTTGCCTGGTGGGATTATGCCCCGGAGCTGGGAAAAAATCATGGGGCCACACGGCTCAGCGGCGTGTATGTCAATGCCAATCACATGGCCGGGTTCCTGGAAATGGCCATTCCCTTGGTCCTGGGGATGTTTTTAATCCGGTCGAGATCCCTGGAGGTTCGCATCGGCATGGTTTGCCTGGCGCTGTTTCTGATTGTGTGCCAGGCCTTGACCCTGTCCCGGGGGGGGTGGGCCGCCACGGCCGTGGCGCTGGTATTCATGGTCACGGTGCTTTTGCTGAAAAAAGGATTTGCACACAAACGGCTGGTGGCAACGCTCCTGGTAACGGTGGTTGTGACTGCCCTGATCGTCATGGCCAGTACCCCTGTGGTGGACCGTATCACCACGCTGACCCAGGGGAAAATCGAAGAAAGCCTTACCGGCCGCCTCACCTACTGGGCCGGCACCCGGGCCATGATAAAGGACAACCTGGCTGCCGGTACCGGGCCCGGAACCTTTGAGGTGGCGTTTCCGCCCTACCAGGTGCCGGGACTGGCCGTACTCCCCCGGTACGCCCACAGCGACATTCTCCAGTTTCCCGCCGAAACCGGTATTTCGGCAATTGCAGTGATGGTGTGGCTGATCTATTGGTTTTTCCGCACCGGTTTCATCCGCCTCAAAAGCCGCCGCCGCCAAACCCAGGGCATCGCCCTGGGCACCATGGCTGCCGTGGTTGCCATCCTCGTCCACAGCTGTTCCGACGGCAACCTCCAAATCCCCGCCAACGCCCTTCTTTTTACGGCTCTTGTCGGGGTCGGCCTCCGCTCCTTTCGTTAG
- a CDS encoding DegT/DnrJ/EryC1/StrS family aminotransferase encodes MQFIDLAAQQKKIRAGIDRRISLVLDHGKYIMGPEVFELEAMLADYVGVSHCISCASGTDALLMALMALDIQPGDEVITVPYTWISTAEVIALLGAKPVFVDIRPDTFNMDPNHIEAAITPGTRAIIPVGIYGQCADITRINAIAERHGIPVIEDGAQSFGATHHGRRSCNQSLIGCTSFFPSKPLGCYGDGGAIFTSDDDLADRMRQIRVHGQKVKHQHPLVGINGRLDSLQAAILLEKFTLFPGECKAREKIGRRYDTLLTDIPGITIPVIAPGNTSVYAQYTILSKDRDALSAALKSRDIPSVAYYTAPLHLQGAFADLGHQPGDFPISEYVAAHCLSLPMSPYLTQTDQETVARL; translated from the coding sequence ATGCAATTTATAGATCTTGCAGCACAGCAGAAAAAAATAAGGGCCGGTATTGACCGGCGGATCAGCCTGGTGCTTGATCATGGAAAATATATCATGGGACCAGAGGTGTTCGAGCTGGAAGCGATGCTGGCGGATTATGTGGGTGTGTCCCACTGCATCTCCTGCGCCTCGGGTACGGACGCACTGCTCATGGCCCTCATGGCCCTGGACATCCAGCCCGGAGACGAGGTAATCACCGTGCCCTATACCTGGATCTCCACGGCTGAAGTGATTGCCCTGCTGGGGGCCAAGCCCGTATTTGTGGATATCCGGCCCGACACATTCAATATGGACCCAAACCATATTGAGGCTGCCATCACCCCCGGGACCCGGGCCATCATACCCGTGGGCATCTACGGCCAGTGTGCGGACATAACCCGGATCAACGCCATTGCGGAACGGCACGGCATCCCGGTCATCGAGGATGGCGCGCAAAGCTTCGGGGCCACACACCACGGCAGGCGGTCGTGTAATCAATCACTGATCGGGTGTACTTCGTTTTTTCCCTCCAAACCCTTGGGTTGCTATGGGGACGGCGGCGCCATCTTTACGTCGGACGATGATCTTGCGGACCGGATGCGCCAGATCCGCGTTCACGGCCAGAAGGTTAAACACCAGCATCCCCTGGTGGGCATCAACGGCCGGCTGGACAGCCTCCAGGCCGCTATTCTATTGGAAAAGTTCACCCTGTTTCCCGGGGAATGCAAGGCCCGGGAAAAGATCGGCCGGCGCTACGATACGTTGCTGACGGACATTCCCGGCATCACCATCCCGGTCATCGCTCCGGGCAACACCTCGGTTTATGCGCAGTACACCATCCTGTCCAAAGACCGGGATGCCTTGTCTGCAGCCCTGAAGTCCCGGGACATCCCGTCTGTGGCCTACTATACGGCCCCGCTGCACCTCCAGGGCGCATTTGCCGATCTGGGGCACCAGCCCGGCGATTTCCCGATATCGGAATATGTGGCGGCCCACTGTCTGAGCCTGCCCATGTCTCCCTACCTCACCCAAACCGATCAGGAAACCGTAGCCAGGCTCTGA
- a CDS encoding acyltransferase has translation MTFIHETAIVDDGAVIGAGTRVWHWVHICGGAVIGEGCSLGQNVFVGNKVTIGNNVKIQNNVSVYDNVVLEDDVFCGPSMVFTNVYNPRSAVSRKDEYRFTRVAKGVTLGANCTIVCGNDIGEYAFVGAGAVVNQPVKPYALMVGVPARQAGWMSRFGEQLDLPLTGEGETVCPHTGDCYQLMGSEVTFVAKE, from the coding sequence ATGACATTTATACATGAAACGGCGATTGTGGATGACGGCGCAGTAATCGGTGCCGGGACCCGGGTCTGGCACTGGGTGCACATCTGCGGCGGTGCCGTGATCGGTGAGGGCTGCTCCTTGGGCCAGAACGTGTTTGTGGGGAACAAGGTGACCATCGGCAACAATGTCAAGATCCAGAATAATGTGTCGGTGTATGACAATGTTGTGCTGGAGGATGACGTATTCTGCGGGCCGTCCATGGTGTTCACCAATGTGTACAACCCCCGGTCTGCCGTATCCAGGAAAGATGAATACCGCTTTACCCGGGTGGCGAAAGGTGTGACCCTGGGTGCCAACTGCACCATTGTGTGCGGCAACGATATCGGCGAGTATGCGTTTGTGGGAGCCGGAGCGGTTGTGAATCAGCCGGTGAAGCCCTATGCTCTGATGGTGGGGGTGCCGGCCCGTCAGGCCGGATGGATGAGCCGGTTCGGTGAACAGCTGGACCTGCCGTTGACCGGCGAGGGTGAAACTGTTTGCCCCCACACCGGTGATTGTTATCAACTCATGGGATCCGAAGTTACCTTTGTTGCTAAGGAATGA
- a CDS encoding Gfo/Idh/MocA family protein, with translation MTTQMEKNFALIGAAGYVAPRHMRAIADTGNRLVAALDPNDSVGIIDSYFPEAAFFTEFERFDRHVEKLRRKGDGAIDYVSICSPNYLHDAHMRFALRIGADAICEKPLVLNPWNLDALAELQADNGARVWNILQLRLHPSIIALKEKVAAELAENPDKMYDIDLTYLTSRGQWYFVSWKGDLEKSGGIATNIGIHFFDMLIWIFGSVKTNIVHKSDPDLAAGYFDLANARVRWFLSVNPEYLPVEATSKGMRTYRSIQVDGEEIEFSGGFTDLHTFSYQEILAGRGFPLEEARPSLETVYAIRNAEVSTQTGERHPFL, from the coding sequence ATGACGACACAAATGGAGAAGAATTTTGCACTCATCGGAGCGGCCGGATATGTAGCGCCCCGGCATATGCGCGCCATTGCTGATACGGGGAACCGTCTGGTTGCAGCCCTGGACCCCAATGATTCAGTGGGGATCATTGACAGTTATTTTCCGGAAGCTGCGTTTTTCACGGAATTTGAGCGGTTTGACCGACATGTGGAAAAGCTGCGGCGCAAAGGCGACGGGGCCATTGACTATGTGAGCATCTGCTCGCCCAACTATCTCCACGATGCCCACATGCGGTTTGCCCTGCGAATCGGGGCGGATGCCATCTGCGAAAAACCCCTGGTGCTCAACCCCTGGAACCTGGACGCCTTGGCTGAGCTTCAGGCTGACAATGGTGCACGGGTCTGGAACATCCTGCAGCTGCGGTTACACCCGAGCATCATCGCACTCAAGGAAAAGGTCGCCGCCGAGTTGGCAGAGAATCCGGACAAGATGTATGATATTGATCTGACCTATCTCACCTCCCGGGGGCAGTGGTATTTTGTGTCCTGGAAAGGGGATCTGGAAAAATCCGGGGGGATCGCCACCAATATCGGGATTCATTTTTTCGACATGCTCATCTGGATTTTCGGGTCGGTTAAGACCAACATCGTGCACAAGTCCGACCCGGACCTAGCAGCCGGATACTTTGACCTGGCCAATGCCCGGGTTCGGTGGTTTTTGAGCGTAAATCCCGAGTATCTGCCGGTCGAAGCCACATCCAAGGGCATGCGCACCTACCGTTCCATTCAGGTGGACGGGGAAGAGATCGAATTTTCCGGCGGGTTTACGGATCTGCATACCTTTAGTTACCAGGAGATTCTGGCCGGCAGGGGATTCCCACTCGAAGAGGCCCGGCCCAGCCTGGAAACAGTGTACGCTATCCGCAATGCTGAAGTATCGACGCAGACCGGCGAACGCCATCCGTTTCTATAG
- a CDS encoding GxxExxY protein — protein MGLIFEEETYVIRGAVFEVYKEMGCGFLEAVYQECLEKELSKRGIPFVSQQEIQLMYKGEALHQTYKPDLICYKKILLELKAVKDIASAHKAQVINYLKATNLKLGLLINFGRHPKVQIERFAL, from the coding sequence ATGGGTTTGATTTTTGAAGAAGAGACGTATGTGATTCGTGGTGCTGTGTTTGAGGTTTACAAAGAGATGGGCTGCGGGTTTCTGGAAGCAGTTTATCAGGAGTGCCTGGAAAAAGAGCTAAGTAAACGAGGCATCCCATTTGTTTCCCAGCAGGAAATCCAGTTGATGTACAAAGGCGAAGCGCTTCATCAGACCTACAAGCCGGATTTGATCTGTTACAAAAAAATATTATTGGAATTAAAAGCGGTTAAGGATATCGCTTCTGCACATAAAGCACAGGTTATCAATTACCTGAAAGCAACAAACTTAAAATTAGGATTACTAATCAACTTCGGCAGGCACCCAAAAGTACAAATTGAGCGCTTTGCGCTCTAA